In Lotus japonicus ecotype B-129 chromosome 5, LjGifu_v1.2, one genomic interval encodes:
- the LOC130719341 gene encoding uncharacterized protein LOC130719341 has product MSTIRPGSPRYTPNLSAPPARSLASIASNARGTNSRPQEPGNASNSNLYEHKDEVVNKEILYWQRKLGINQTRIILRDAPNPATLTDPQEESPNPTTHTDPQEDSPLQPTSQTLQRTNHRPTNIPEPTPVKNPLPNPVTRFPTNLTCLTNTEQTSNIPQTAPIPNPSLTITTKKTPDIPQTTPTPNPSLTITTKFPFHPPQQTTTTGTTSPTDTPNHLIYTQHAPQPTVHHLKHPPHNNAPLTIPIIEELQTAREPIPNPLPNPVTKFPDSYPKLPAPKPKTNTFYKTHTQPCLGESSSPTQKHPNSLNPQQPTNDQYPQPSLTKFDLKERASRPGLGPARIEDLGLHREFIGLKNPVISTDMPSPPHINTLAITAQEAAVVKERILRETRKITHKPNQLGEAPPIVAQNSSQPASQAYYVELPPDDDDEKNELQLCKVPNKCESLLASGFATGVSLKRSYDNLEDKEEFLIKRRKQQQLQYQYTTSQNTTATMAEEAGLPMPLPRHEYTLLELSRHGSCRDS; this is encoded by the coding sequence ATGAGCACCATTAGACCAGGCTCACCTCGCTATACGCCAAATTTGAGTGCCCCACCGGCCCGATCCTTAGCCTCGATAGCTTCCAATGCTAGAGGAACCAACTCAAGGCCACAAGAACCAGGAAATGCATCCAACTCCAACCTGTATGAACACAAGGATGAAGTTGTTAACAAGGAGATCCTCTACTGGCAGCGCAAGCTAGGAATCAACCAAACAAGAATTATCCTCAGAGACGCACCAAACCCAGCAACCCTCACAGACCCACAAGAGGAATCACCAAACCCAACAACCCACACCGACCCACAAGAAGACTCACCGCTCCAACCCACAAGCCAAACACTGCAGCGCACAAATCACAGACCCACAAACATCCCTGAACCCACCCCCGTTAAAAACCCATTACCAAATCCAGTCACAAGATTCCCCACCAACCTCACCTGTCTCACCAACACTGAACAAACCTCTAACATACCACAAACAGCTCCCATTCCCAACCCATCGTTAACCATAACCACAAAAAAAACCCCTGACATTCCACAAACAACTCCCACACCCAACCCATCGTTAACCATAACCACAAAATTCCCCTTTCATCCTCCACAACAAACCACCACTACCGGAACAACTTCTCCAACCGATACCCCGAATCAtctcatatacacacaacatgccCCCCAGCCCACTGTCCACCACCTTAAACACCCTCCACACAACAATGCCCCACTTACCATCCCTATTATTGAAGAATTACAAACGGCCAGGGAACCCATCCCCAACCCCCTCCCCAATCCAGTCACAAAATTTCCAGACTCATACCCTAAACTACcagcacccaaacccaaaacaaaTACCTTTTACAAGACCCATACACAACCCTGCTTAGGGGAATCCTCCTCCCCAACACAAAAACATCCTAACTCACTCAATCCTCAGCAACCCACTAACGACCAATACCCCCAACCTTCCCTCACAAAATTCGACCTGAAAGAAAGAGCCTCTCGTCCCGGACTTGGCCCAGCCAGGATTGAAGACCTGGGATTACACAGGGAATTCATTGGCTTGAAAAATCCTGTCATCAGTACAGATATGCCTAGCCCCCCACACATCAATACCCTTGCAATTACTGCACAAGAAGCAGCTGTGGTGAAGGAAAGAATACTAAGGGAAACTAGAAAAATTACCCACAAACCAAACCAGCTCGGAGAAGCACCCCCAATCGTCGCTCAAAACTCATCCCAACCAGCATCACAGGCCTACTATGTAGAACTCCCTCCTGACGATGATGATGAGAAAAACGAACTGCAACTGTGCAAGGTCCCCAATAAGTGTGAATCCCTTTTAGCTTCAGGCTTTGCTACAGGAGTCTCTCTGAAAAGAAGCTATGACAACCTGGAAGATAAAGAGGAATTTCTTATCAAAAGGAGAAAACAACAACAGCTACAATACCAATATACCACTTCACAAAATACTACTGCTACCATGGCTGAGGAGGCAGGCCTACCCATGCCCCTACCTCGCCATGAGTATACTCTGTTGGAACTGTCGCGGCATGGCAGCTGCCGCGACAGTTAA